One Kwoniella dejecticola CBS 10117 chromosome 11, complete sequence DNA segment encodes these proteins:
- a CDS encoding mitochondrial 54S ribosomal protein mL57 → MAFASSSSSSSIMRSARQLARSGPAKPSRSLARSSIVPPPAASRPYSAAAAAYAEPSSSHIPSQSQPQAQAQSSLPPQSQPQTPNRRRNTSNYTRPSERSITPEEAQSFLSNLLGLPSDRQFSPELALQILTHKSYRYSHSVRHFNDASSASGLGLGLRSNEPHNSRLSFLGRRALQTYLSLFIHDSFSSTSTSTSTSNSDSATSGPRESLRTNAVDFLRGSSLEDRLDNLRDTRNLGRLVAPHWGVSDVTRWDRNETSRESGDLKILGMTIESILGGVFTEFGSPAAQRTFHSMILPHYIPQLKDPRLIERVLGLKDQVQSTSQGILRV, encoded by the exons ATGGCAttcgcatcttcttcgtcgtcttcgagCATCATGCGCTCAGCTCGACAATTGGCCAGATCTGGACCTGCAAAGCCATCTCGATCTCTAGCTCGAAGCAGCATCGTCCCGCCTCCAGCAG CATCCCGACCATACtctgcagcagcagcagcatatGCTgaaccatcttcttcccacataccatcacaatcacaacctcaagctcaagcacaatCATCACTACCACCTCAATCACAACCACAAACCCCGAACCGCAGACGCAATACTTCCAATTACACCCGTCCATCCGAACGCTCAATAACGCCTGAGGAAGCCCAATCATTCTTATCCAACTTATTGGGTCTACCGTCCGACCGACAATTCAGTCCGGAATTGGCTCTGCAAATATTAACCCATAAATCATATCGATATTCGCACTCGGTCCGCCATTTCAACGACgcatcttcggcttcaggGTTAGGGTTGGGGTTGAGGAGTAATGAACCTCATAATTCCAGATTAAGTTTTTTGGGTAGACGAGCACTTCAAACTtatctctccctctttaTCCACgattccttctcctcgacctcaacctcaacctcaacctcaaactcagactcgGCTACTTCCGGACCAAGGGAATCTCTACGGACGAACGCGGTGGATTTCCTCCGTGGATCGAGTCTGGAAGATCGGTTAGATAATTTGCGGGATACGAGGAATTTGGGAAGGTTGGTAGCTCCCCATTGGGGCGTGAGCGACGTTACTCGATGGGATAGaaatgag ACATCCCGCGAATCAGGCGATCTGAAAATACTAGGCATGACAATAGAATCGATATTAGGAGGAGTATTCACCGAGTTCGGATCACCTGCAGCGCAAAGGACGTTCCACTCGATGATCCTGCCTCATTATATCCCGCAATTGAAGGATCCTAGATTGATAGAGCGGGTATTGGGGTTGAAGGATCAAGTGCAGAGTACGAGTCAGGGTATACTGAGAGTATAG